The following coding sequences lie in one uncultured Bacteroides sp. genomic window:
- a CDS encoding HIT family protein produces MATIFSKIVAGEIPSYKVAENDCFYAFLDINPLVKGHTLVIPKHEVDYIFDLEDEELAAMHLFAKSVAKAIEKAVPCKRIGVAVMGLEVPHAHIHLIPINKESDMIISNPKQKLSDEEFSKISESIKSVWEAENRHI; encoded by the coding sequence ATGGCAACAATATTTAGTAAAATAGTAGCTGGCGAAATTCCCAGTTATAAAGTGGCAGAAAATGATTGTTTTTATGCTTTCCTTGATATAAACCCATTAGTCAAAGGACACACATTGGTTATTCCTAAACATGAGGTGGACTATATTTTTGACCTGGAAGATGAAGAACTTGCGGCGATGCATCTTTTTGCAAAGAGTGTTGCCAAAGCCATTGAAAAGGCTGTCCCATGTAAAAGGATTGGTGTTGCTGTGATGGGGCTTGAAGTACCTCATGCTCACATTCATCTTATTCCAATTAATAAAGAATCTGATATGATTATCTCTAATCCAAAACAGAAATTATCAGATGAAGAATTCTCTAAGATTTCTGAATCGATTAAGAGTGTTTGGGAAGCTGAAAATAGACATATATAA
- the greA gene encoding transcription elongation factor GreA codes for MAYMSEEGYKKLVEELRILETVNRPEISRQIGEARDKGDLSENAEYDAAKEAQGMLEMKINQLKNIVGSAKIIDETKLKTDSVQILNKVELKNLKNGMKMVYTIVSESEANLKEGKLSVKTPIAKGLLGKKVGDIAEISVPQGNISLEVMNISL; via the coding sequence ATGGCTTATATGTCAGAAGAAGGTTACAAGAAATTAGTTGAGGAACTGAGAATACTCGAAACTGTAAATCGTCCTGAGATATCAAGACAGATTGGTGAAGCGAGAGATAAAGGAGACTTGTCTGAAAATGCAGAATATGATGCGGCAAAAGAAGCACAGGGTATGCTTGAAATGAAAATCAATCAATTGAAAAACATAGTTGGAAGTGCAAAAATCATTGATGAAACAAAATTAAAAACAGATTCTGTTCAGATTCTTAATAAAGTGGAGCTTAAAAATCTAAAGAATGGTATGAAGATGGTTTATACTATTGTATCTGAAAGCGAAGCAAACCTTAAAGAAGGAAAACTGTCAGTAAAAACTCCTATTGCTAAGGGTCTTTTAGGGAAGAAAGTGGGTGATATTGCTGAAATATCTGTTCCTCAGGGTAATATTTCTCTTGAAGTAATGAATATTTCTCTTTAA
- a CDS encoding thioredoxin-like domain-containing protein, with protein sequence MKKICLFIFGALALASCNKEPKFNIKGTVADADGKMLYLEASGIEGIESLDSVKLKGDGEFNFKHLRPESPEFYRLRVGDKAINFSVDSIETLNVKAKYGDFSTGYTIDGSLNCTKIKELTLMQIDLQKKIDALVKVAQQSKIANNVFEDSVSKIVDKYKNQVKTRYIFAAPNMTYAYFALFQKVNNYMLFDPMNSKEDIKCFQAVATSLTNAYPNSDRSKNLYNIVIKGLKNTREAKRKVIELPQEKLSEAGLIDINLKDIHGVSHKLSALKGKVVILDFTVYQAENSTAHNFMLRDVYNKYAAQGLQIYQVSLDADEHFWKTVTDKLPWVCVRDEDGTSSKYASLYNIKKVPSFFLINRNNELSARDENIKNLEAEVKKLL encoded by the coding sequence ATGAAAAAGATTTGTTTATTTATATTTGGAGCTTTGGCTTTAGCATCTTGCAACAAAGAGCCAAAATTTAATATTAAGGGTACTGTAGCCGATGCTGATGGAAAAATGTTGTATTTGGAAGCTTCCGGCATCGAGGGTATTGAATCGTTAGATTCTGTAAAGTTGAAAGGTGACGGTGAATTTAATTTTAAACATTTGCGGCCCGAGTCTCCGGAGTTTTATCGGTTGAGAGTTGGTGATAAGGCAATCAATTTCTCTGTTGACAGCATTGAAACTCTTAATGTTAAAGCAAAATATGGTGATTTCTCTACAGGTTATACTATTGATGGTTCTTTAAATTGTACCAAGATAAAAGAACTGACTCTGATGCAGATCGATCTTCAGAAAAAGATTGATGCCTTAGTTAAAGTGGCTCAACAGAGTAAAATTGCAAATAATGTGTTTGAGGATAGCGTCTCAAAGATTGTAGATAAATATAAGAATCAAGTGAAGACCAGGTATATTTTTGCTGCCCCTAATATGACCTATGCATATTTTGCTCTCTTCCAAAAAGTTAATAATTATATGCTTTTTGATCCAATGAACAGCAAAGAAGATATAAAATGTTTTCAGGCAGTGGCTACTAGCTTAACCAATGCATATCCCAATTCCGACCGTTCTAAAAACTTATATAATATTGTAATAAAAGGACTTAAGAATACCAGAGAAGCGAAAAGAAAGGTAATTGAACTTCCTCAGGAAAAGTTGTCTGAAGCCGGTTTAATTGATATTAATTTGAAAGATATTCATGGAGTATCTCATAAACTGAGTGCTCTGAAAGGAAAAGTTGTGATTCTTGATTTTACTGTTTATCAAGCAGAAAATTCGACGGCGCATAACTTTATGTTACGTGATGTGTATAATAAATATGCTGCTCAAGGTTTGCAGATTTATCAGGTGTCTTTGGATGCGGATGAGCATTTCTGGAAAACTGTAACCGATAAATTGCCTTGGGTTTGCGTTCGTGATGAAGATGGAACTAGCTCAAAATATGCATCATTGTATAATATAAAGAAAGTCCCATCATTCTTCTTAATCAATAGGAATAATGAGCTTAGCGCTCGTGACGAGAATATTAAAAATCTGGAAGCAGAAGTGAAGAAATTGCTTTAA